TTTCCCGACTTTGTCTTCTCATTGGGATCAAATAACGATTTGACGGCCCCAATAACACCATTATCATTCTCCTCTTTCTGATCTGACTTCTCTTCAGCCCATACCAATAACGGTGATAAACCGTAACAACATGTTATCGCAACCAATGAAGTGCCAATACTAATTGTAAGGTGCCTGCGGTTCAAAGCTTCAAGAGGAAGCAGTGCAATATTAGACCTGGATTGCAGTTTATCTGTTGAATTGCAGAAACACTGTCAATGCTGTTACTTTATCATGTTAAGAGTTATATGTGACACTAAGGCACAAATTTATAGAATAAGCATTTATAAAAAAACAGCAAAGTTGCAAAATAATctcttaaaagtaaaataaaagttTCAAATATTTAAGACATACCTTCAATGTCAAATCTTTTGATCTCTTGAGGCGTTTTAGAACTTGTGATGGAACACATACTTGCTGCAAAGGTAACTGCCATTCTCCTCTACTACACTCACTGCATACATTAAGCAGTCATAAATAATCTCTTTCAAACTTGCGTGCTTCATTAACATAACACCCCGAccgtaataatttgaaaaatgaataaattaaaggtAATCACAAGTGTTGGAGTAGGTGTTTGTGTTCAATATGAAGAGAAACCCAGcatttttcagaggtgtcggtgctacatagcTTGCAAGTAAAGAATTTCAACTGTTATGAGTCATACAATTATCATTCCTAATTTTTCAGTCATTTACTAAGCATATAACTGTATGAAAAGGAACACATTTATTGATACATAGTTAAATCAATATGAAAAGGgggaaattttcaaaatttgaagaatttatcagTTTTGTAAAGTTTGAAAGTTTGAACTATTTCTATGTGAAATGCGTTGAAGCAACTAATGAAAGGTCGAAACTTTTCAACAATACCCTTTCCTCTCCTGTCAGGGTCTATCTTCTT
The Vicia villosa cultivar HV-30 ecotype Madison, WI unplaced genomic scaffold, Vvil1.0 ctg.003183F_1_1, whole genome shotgun sequence DNA segment above includes these coding regions:
- the LOC131640510 gene encoding photosystem II D1 precursor processing protein PSB27-H2, chloroplastic-like isoform X1 translates to MAVTFAASMCSITSSKTPQEIKRFDIEDKLQSRSNIALLPLEALNRRHLTISIGTSLVAITCCYGLSPLLVWAEEKSDQKEENDNGVIGAVKSLFDPNEKTKSGKVLPKAYIKSAKEVVKTLRESLNEVLDDNAKFRRTADAAKESIREYLGSWSGNQTVAQEESYVALVKAVRSLANFYSRSGPSAALPEEVKSEILNYLNTAEDSL